Proteins encoded by one window of Synechococcus sp. WH 7805:
- a CDS encoding dimethylarginine dimethylaminohydrolase family protein codes for MNHKASPDGRDVSVDHEWGTLKEVVVGLTNVRVPTKVPNTSKNYLPESSIEFIEKNRGQWLQECEPDLNQQSIDQMNSIISILRDRGIIVHQVEKLSDAETNYLAADSDAVMQTFPRDPILVIGNKVIETSMLEPYRRKERFAIRRTIEKRLQKSGSFLVSMPQPDPYQSRSVGDYGPGPYLEGGDVMLVGKDIYVGHTGNATNLAGIRWLSDYLGQEYRVHAVPLSRRFLHLDTTLALPRPGLAIVCQEAFTEGLPKFLNGWKLINVSADDAEKKLGCNGLVLSKDSIIIGDNLPGLKKELEAEGLEVITTPIDALSWQGGGFRCWHHPLIRLG; via the coding sequence GTGAATCATAAAGCTTCTCCAGACGGCAGAGATGTGTCGGTGGATCATGAATGGGGAACGCTGAAGGAAGTAGTTGTTGGATTGACCAACGTTCGAGTTCCCACCAAAGTTCCGAACACAAGTAAAAATTATTTACCAGAATCATCCATAGAATTCATAGAAAAAAATAGAGGTCAGTGGTTGCAAGAATGCGAACCAGACTTAAATCAGCAATCAATCGATCAAATGAACTCAATTATATCAATACTGCGGGATCGAGGCATCATCGTACATCAGGTCGAAAAGCTTTCCGACGCTGAAACAAATTATTTGGCTGCCGATAGTGATGCAGTAATGCAAACTTTTCCGCGCGATCCAATTCTCGTGATTGGAAATAAGGTGATTGAAACTTCAATGCTTGAGCCCTATCGACGAAAAGAGCGATTTGCGATTCGAAGGACAATTGAAAAACGATTGCAAAAAAGTGGGTCTTTTCTGGTATCCATGCCACAACCTGACCCATATCAATCCAGATCAGTTGGCGACTATGGACCTGGACCATACCTTGAAGGAGGGGATGTTATGTTGGTCGGGAAAGATATTTATGTAGGACATACAGGCAATGCAACGAACCTCGCTGGAATACGCTGGCTAAGTGATTACCTGGGCCAGGAATACAGAGTTCATGCAGTACCATTAAGTCGACGTTTTCTCCATCTTGATACTACGCTTGCTTTACCAAGGCCTGGTCTAGCCATTGTATGTCAGGAAGCATTTACTGAAGGTCTTCCTAAATTCCTCAATGGATGGAAACTTATCAATGTTTCAGCAGATGATGCTGAAAAGAAATTGGGATGCAATGGTCTTGTTCTCAGCAAAGACAGCATTATTATCGGCGACAATCTACCTGGCTTGAAAAAAGAACTTGAAGCTGAAGGTCTTGAGGTGATCACGACTCCGATTGACGCCCTGAGCTGGCAAGGTGGAGGTTTTCGTTGTTGGCATCATCCCCTTATTCGATTGGGGTAA
- a CDS encoding DUF3721 domain-containing protein — MSAGSAFANPHGGQPKQAMFKTQQEAEEAAPRFGCKGAHQMGSMWMVCAKHEEAEQHGHH; from the coding sequence ATGTCCGCAGGTTCAGCCTTCGCCAACCCCCACGGTGGTCAGCCGAAACAGGCGATGTTCAAGACCCAGCAGGAGGCAGAGGAAGCAGCTCCAAGGTTCGGATGCAAGGGAGCACATCAAATGGGGTCCATGTGGATGGTCTGCGCCAAACACGAGGAAGCTGAGCAGCACGGACATCACTGA
- a CDS encoding c-type cytochrome, with protein MRHFLSLALAALIALIAPSMVSAADSAHGEQIFSANCAACHMGGGNVVNGQRTLQQDDLKAYLANYNEGHEEAIAYQVTNGKNGMPAFGGKLGPDDIADVAAYVESQSINGWA; from the coding sequence ATGCGTCACTTTCTTTCTCTCGCGCTGGCGGCTTTGATCGCTCTTATTGCCCCATCCATGGTATCCGCTGCTGATTCAGCGCATGGCGAGCAGATCTTCTCTGCCAACTGCGCTGCATGTCATATGGGTGGAGGCAACGTTGTTAACGGTCAACGCACGCTCCAACAGGACGATCTCAAGGCTTACCTGGCTAACTACAACGAAGGCCATGAAGAAGCCATCGCTTACCAGGTGACCAATGGCAAAAACGGCATGCCTGCGTTTGGCGGGAAGCTTGGTCCAGACGACATCGCTGATGTTGCCGCCTATGTTGAATCGCAATCGATCAACGGCTGGGCCTGA
- a CDS encoding DUF4336 domain-containing protein gives MGSVVAGAGVNPADQRWGFWPLLPLYPYGRRATHAEELIPGEVWSFEQLQGVYYVAVPIRLTVVKVPGGLMLLNPLPPTRELCQGIAALEQQHGPVLSLVLPTASGLEHKLPLGPLARAFPRAEVWVCPGQWSFPVQLPLSWLGVPERRTRVLLDDGVPHPEICDWLSLGPLDLGVGRFQEISCFHRPSGALLVTDALVGISAEPPAVFDADPTPLLFHARERGDEPFLDSVEARRRGWARLVLFASYLRPEPLDVPSLLQVLRQSFRPGLRSPRGHFGLYPFSWKDGWHQAASALMGDSAPRLQVAPVLERLVLPRARQALLRWLDELASLEAMRWLVPAHYSAPLAFTPEVVAAFKEELVQRPWAPDQGNWDFLAEIDKTLVRYRLVPRDPFTD, from the coding sequence ATGGGGAGTGTGGTGGCTGGAGCTGGTGTGAATCCTGCGGATCAGCGCTGGGGTTTCTGGCCGCTGCTGCCGCTCTACCCCTATGGCCGGCGAGCCACGCATGCCGAAGAGCTGATTCCCGGTGAGGTCTGGAGCTTTGAGCAGCTTCAGGGGGTGTATTACGTGGCGGTGCCGATCCGGCTCACGGTGGTGAAGGTGCCCGGTGGTCTGATGCTGTTGAACCCGCTTCCTCCCACCCGGGAGCTCTGCCAGGGGATTGCTGCGCTTGAGCAGCAGCATGGTCCGGTGTTGTCGCTTGTGTTGCCGACGGCGTCCGGCCTGGAGCACAAGCTTCCCCTAGGCCCTCTGGCGCGGGCTTTCCCTCGGGCGGAGGTTTGGGTCTGTCCGGGCCAGTGGAGTTTCCCCGTGCAATTACCCCTTAGCTGGTTGGGGGTACCGGAACGCCGCACCCGGGTTCTGCTCGACGACGGGGTGCCCCACCCAGAGATCTGCGATTGGTTGTCGCTCGGTCCACTGGATCTCGGTGTGGGTCGGTTCCAGGAGATCAGCTGTTTTCACCGTCCTTCCGGGGCCCTTCTGGTGACCGATGCACTCGTGGGGATCAGCGCTGAGCCTCCCGCGGTGTTCGATGCAGACCCCACCCCGCTGTTGTTCCATGCCCGCGAGCGGGGCGATGAACCTTTTCTGGATTCAGTTGAAGCACGCCGTCGCGGTTGGGCCCGGCTTGTGCTGTTCGCCTCTTACCTGAGGCCGGAACCGCTGGACGTTCCTTCGTTGCTTCAGGTGTTGCGCCAGTCCTTTCGTCCGGGTTTGCGTTCCCCCCGTGGGCACTTCGGGCTGTATCCCTTCTCCTGGAAGGACGGCTGGCATCAGGCAGCATCGGCTTTGATGGGGGATTCGGCCCCGCGTCTGCAGGTGGCTCCTGTCTTGGAGAGGTTGGTGCTGCCGCGGGCCCGCCAAGCCTTGCTCCGTTGGTTGGATGAATTGGCCAGCCTTGAGGCCATGCGTTGGCTGGTGCCAGCGCACTACAGCGCTCCTCTCGCGTTCACACCCGAGGTGGTCGCTGCTTTCAAAGAGGAACTCGTGCAGAGGCCCTGGGCTCCAGATCAGGGCAACTGGGATTTTCTTGCTGAAATCGACAAAACACTGGTGCGGTACCGGCTGGTGCCGCGCGATCCGTTCACAGATTGA
- a CDS encoding DUF760 domain-containing protein, which translates to MFNPEFLTTDSQDGQPVNGLIQYLQDQSPDVLQRVAKSASNDIQDVIRHNVQGLLGMLPSEQFEVKVTAHRDNLANMLASAMMTGYFLRQMEQRKELEDAMFGDDDMAIGPDEELNL; encoded by the coding sequence ATGTTTAATCCTGAGTTCCTGACCACGGACAGCCAAGACGGACAACCCGTTAACGGACTGATTCAGTACCTGCAGGATCAATCACCCGATGTTCTCCAGCGCGTCGCGAAATCCGCGAGCAACGACATCCAGGATGTGATCCGTCACAACGTGCAGGGGCTTCTGGGAATGCTTCCCAGCGAACAGTTCGAGGTGAAGGTCACCGCCCATCGCGACAACCTGGCGAACATGCTCGCCTCGGCCATGATGACGGGTTACTTCCTGCGTCAGATGGAGCAACGCAAGGAGCTGGAGGACGCGATGTTCGGCGACGATGACATGGCGATCGGTCCTGACGAAGAACTCAATCTGTGA
- the lepB gene encoding signal peptidase I, whose protein sequence is MPSQPDQSDSRRSGWTSLLLWVVLALLLRWQVLEPRWIPSGSMLPTLQLQDRILVEKLRPRFDRATHQALPLNSIVVFAVPPQLVAAGYDPNAALIKRVVGLPGDQLEVRDGQLLRNNSVVNEPWLDEAIDYAMPSVTVPDGALWVMGDNRNASLDSHLWGSLPDNLVIGTAVWRYWPLTRFGPIRFSQPDSTVTQHTAAISSGS, encoded by the coding sequence ATGCCCAGCCAACCCGATCAGTCCGACTCACGCCGCAGTGGCTGGACCTCCCTACTCCTGTGGGTGGTTCTGGCACTGCTGCTGCGATGGCAAGTGCTGGAACCCCGTTGGATTCCATCGGGGTCGATGCTGCCAACCCTGCAGCTGCAAGATCGAATTCTGGTGGAGAAGCTGAGGCCGCGGTTCGATCGCGCCACGCACCAGGCGCTGCCCCTGAACAGCATCGTGGTCTTCGCCGTTCCCCCCCAGCTCGTGGCGGCGGGCTACGACCCGAATGCGGCGCTGATCAAACGGGTGGTGGGTTTGCCAGGCGATCAGCTCGAGGTCCGCGATGGACAGCTGCTGCGCAACAACAGCGTGGTGAACGAGCCCTGGCTGGATGAAGCGATCGACTACGCCATGCCGAGCGTCACCGTGCCGGATGGAGCGTTGTGGGTGATGGGTGACAACCGCAATGCCAGTCTTGATTCCCACTTGTGGGGCTCCCTGCCGGACAACCTGGTGATCGGAACGGCCGTCTGGCGGTACTGGCCGCTCACACGGTTCGGTCCGATTCGGTTCTCACAACCGGATTCAACTGTGACGCAGCACACAGCTGCGATAAGTTCAGGGTCCTGA
- the menD gene encoding 2-succinyl-5-enolpyruvyl-6-hydroxy-3-cyclohexene-1-carboxylic-acid synthase, translating to MAHLQQQGLQQVVLCPGSRSAPLALAAGGLARRAGLMLVTAIDERSAGFHALGLALASGRATAVITTSGTAVANLLPAAVEADRSCIPLLLLTADRPSRLKDCGANQTVNQEDFLSSVCRAFLTTPGDGLHLQDDAQLQTLAATLWEKAMGSAGPVHLNVPFEEPLHPSGAEQQVFWSAWQPRSGSGEEALRLQTLPTPWGGPVLDWSHPGVVVAGPWRGLAADLPAYQGALQALALTTGWPVLVDPLAAAPRDLPGMIRHWDLMLPAGLPKPEASLQVLRLGPLPASRRLEAWLRTLGPGQWLISEGDGRGLDPLGLASQCSQGLSSWWNGVSPQQVCSEERPSALLKAWRALDAAVERALAQQLPQVGPVSEPALMRCLPQLLPPAMPVMLAASSPVRDWQAFAAADTGHRRCFSFRGASGIDGTLSLAVGLARELGPLALLTGDLALLHDSNGWLLAAASAPPLLVLLIDNSGGGIFGQLPIPAGSAAEFDHLFAMPQAVDPLALARAHGVPSRQLACLEDLPHALEWGLDQRRPVLLRVCTDRIADAALRQTLRREVEQVLRCDQGSTKEH from the coding sequence TTGGCCCATCTGCAGCAGCAGGGACTTCAGCAGGTTGTTCTCTGCCCTGGCAGCCGCTCCGCCCCTCTGGCCCTGGCGGCCGGCGGCTTGGCCAGGCGTGCTGGGCTGATGCTCGTGACCGCGATCGATGAGCGCTCAGCTGGTTTTCATGCCCTCGGGCTTGCCCTGGCGTCCGGTCGTGCCACAGCGGTGATCACCACCTCCGGCACAGCCGTCGCCAATCTGTTGCCTGCCGCCGTCGAGGCTGATCGTTCCTGCATTCCTCTGCTGCTGCTCACGGCCGATCGGCCGTCACGCCTGAAGGACTGCGGCGCCAACCAAACCGTGAATCAGGAGGATTTTCTCAGCTCTGTTTGCCGCGCGTTTCTGACCACCCCCGGCGATGGGCTGCATCTCCAGGACGATGCTCAGCTGCAGACCCTGGCAGCGACGCTCTGGGAGAAGGCGATGGGATCGGCAGGGCCCGTGCACCTGAATGTGCCGTTCGAGGAACCACTCCATCCCAGTGGGGCTGAGCAGCAGGTGTTCTGGTCGGCATGGCAACCCCGCTCTGGCAGTGGTGAGGAGGCGCTCAGGCTGCAGACGCTTCCCACACCATGGGGTGGTCCAGTTCTGGATTGGTCGCATCCGGGCGTGGTGGTGGCGGGACCCTGGCGTGGTCTGGCGGCAGACCTCCCGGCCTACCAAGGGGCGTTGCAGGCGCTGGCCCTCACCACCGGCTGGCCTGTTCTGGTGGATCCTCTGGCCGCCGCACCCCGGGATCTACCGGGCATGATCCGCCACTGGGACCTGATGCTGCCGGCCGGTTTGCCCAAGCCGGAGGCATCGCTTCAGGTGCTGCGTCTTGGCCCTCTCCCGGCCAGCCGCCGGCTTGAAGCCTGGTTGCGCACGCTGGGGCCCGGCCAATGGCTCATCAGCGAGGGAGACGGCCGTGGCCTCGACCCTCTGGGCCTGGCCAGCCAGTGCAGCCAGGGGCTCTCCAGCTGGTGGAACGGCGTCTCTCCCCAGCAGGTGTGCTCTGAAGAACGTCCCAGCGCCTTGCTCAAGGCCTGGCGTGCTCTGGATGCGGCCGTGGAGCGTGCGCTTGCCCAGCAGTTGCCCCAAGTCGGCCCCGTCAGTGAACCGGCCTTGATGCGGTGTCTGCCTCAGCTGTTGCCTCCAGCGATGCCGGTGATGCTGGCCGCCAGCAGTCCCGTTCGGGACTGGCAGGCGTTTGCAGCTGCTGATACCGGCCACCGCCGTTGCTTCAGTTTCCGCGGAGCCTCTGGCATCGATGGGACCCTCTCTCTGGCCGTTGGACTTGCACGGGAGCTCGGCCCCCTGGCTCTGCTCACGGGCGATCTCGCACTCCTGCACGACAGCAATGGCTGGCTGCTGGCGGCGGCCTCAGCACCGCCCTTGCTGGTGCTGTTGATTGACAACAGCGGCGGCGGCATCTTCGGGCAGCTGCCGATTCCTGCCGGTTCGGCGGCTGAGTTCGACCATCTCTTCGCCATGCCCCAGGCAGTGGATCCGCTGGCGTTGGCCAGGGCCCATGGCGTGCCCTCCCGTCAGCTGGCCTGCCTCGAGGATCTTCCCCATGCCCTGGAGTGGGGACTGGACCAGAGGCGACCGGTGCTGCTGCGGGTCTGCACGGACCGAATTGCTGATGCAGCCTTGCGGCAGACGCTGCGGCGAGAGGTGGAGCAGGTGCTCCGCTGTGATCAAGGCAGTACAAAAGAACACTGA